From the genome of Epinephelus lanceolatus isolate andai-2023 chromosome 23, ASM4190304v1, whole genome shotgun sequence, one region includes:
- the sema3c gene encoding semaphorin-3C, translating into MGRPEGLARPPLVLAMALLALSLVSTGVSSLPQPLPRVFLSFEDLTASQSFEHYSISDKAMDYRILQMDEDQDRMYVGCKDHVLSMDINNITHGTLKVFWPASTSKIEECQMAGKDPTHGCGNFIRVVQPYNRTHLFMCGSGAYSPVCVYVNRGRRPEEQVFHIDSRTESGKGRCSFNPQVNTVSVMLNQELFSGMYIDFMGTDAAIFRSLTKRNAVRTDQHNSKWLSEPIFIDAHLIPDGTDPNDAKLYFFFRERLTDNSGNTKNIHTMVARVCPSDIGGQRSLVNKWTTFLKARMVCSVLEEDGTETHFDELENVFLLESDQPKGLLVFGVFTSTSSVFKGSAVCVYNMADILTVFNGPFAHREGPNFQWVAFQGRIPYPRPGTCPGGAFTPDIHTTKEFPDDVVTFVRNHPVMFNPIYPVGRRPLVVRTNADYKYTSVAVDQVLAADGNYQVLFLGTDKGTVQKVIVLPSNQSLHEDLILEELEVFKNQAPVTNLRISSKKQQLYVSSEFGVSQVSLHRCHAYGSACADCCLARDPYCAWDGLSCSRFYPTSKRRSRRQDIMHGNPLTQCRGFNLKAYRNAVEMTQYGVKNNTTFLECLPKSPQASIRWLIHRDNDRRKEVKLSDRVLSTEHGLLIRSVQLSDQGLYYCLTTENSFKRTVAKIRLQVLSEAMVSVLTDKQQSPWAWASSLHPKTLLAAFSPAESLAVQQYCKERKEMQNLQQRQQPPQPPGPLRGDLAKLKPLLDRRKIRNRRNHLPEV; encoded by the exons aCCTGACGGCCTCCCAGTCCTTTGAACACTACAGCATATCAGACAAGGCCATGGACTACAGGATCCTGCAGATGGACGAGGACCAGGACAGGATGTATGTGGGCTGCAAAGACCATGTCCTCTCCATGGACATCAACAACATCACCCATGGCACACTAAAG GTGTTTTGGCCTGCGTCTACGAGTAAGATAGAGGAGTGCCAAATGGCAGGAAAGGACCCTACG CACGGCTGTGGGAACTTCATCCGGGTGGTGCAGCCTTACAACAGAACTCATCTGTTCATGTGTGGCAGCGGAGCGTACAGTCCCGTCTGCGTGTACGTCAACAGGGGCCGCAGACCAGAG gaACAAGTTTTTCACATCGACTCCAGGACCGAATCTGGAAAAGGGCGGTGCTCCTTCAACCCTCAAGTGAACACAGTCTCCGTCATGCTCA ACCAGGAGCTGTTCTCAGGCATGTACATTGACTTCATGGGGACAGATGCTGCCATCTTCAGGAGCCTGACCAAGAGAAATGCAGTGCGGACAGATCAGCACAACTCTAAGTGGCTTAGTG AGCCGATCTTCATCGACGCCCACCTGATACCAGACGGAACAGACCCCAATGACGCCAAACTCTATTTCTTCTTCCGTGAGAGGCTGACGGATAACAGTGGAAACACTAAAAATATCCACACCATGGTGGCCAGAGTGTGTCCA AGTGACATTGGAGGACAGCGCAGCCTGGTGAACAAATGGACCACGTTCCTCAAGGCCAGGATGGTGTGTTCGGTTCTGGAGGAGGACGGCACGGAAACTCACTTTGACGAACTGG aaaatgtgtttttgctggAAAGCGATCAGCCCAAGGGCCTGTTGGTATTTGGAGTCTTCACATCCACAAG CTCCGTGTTTAAAGGCTCGGCGGTGTGTGTGTACAACATGGCCGACATCCTCACAGTCTTCAACGGGCCCTTCGCTCACAGAGAGGGGCCCAACTTTCAGTGGGTGGCATTCCAGGGACGCATCCCATACCCAAGGCCCGGAACT TGTCCCGGTGGAGCCTTCACACCTGACATCCATACGACAAAGGAGTTCCCAGATGATGTGGTGACCTTCGTACGGAACCACCCGGTCATGTTCAACCCCATCTACCCAGTGGGGAGGAGACCTCTGGTGGTTCGGACCAACGCTGACTACAAATACACATCGGTGGCAGTGGACCAGGTTTTGGCTGCCGACGGAAACTACCAAGTGTTGTTCCTGGGCACAG acaaaggtacagtacagaaggtaattGTGCTGCCAAGCAATCAATCCCTGCATGAAGATCtgatcctggaggagctggaagtGTTTAAG AATCAAGCTCCTGTTACAAACTTGAGAATATCCTCAAAGAAA CAACAGCTGTACGTCAGCTCCGAGTTCGGGGTCTCGCAGGTCTCCCTGCACCGTTGCCACGCTTACGGCTCGGCTTGCGCTGACTGCTGCCTCGCCAGAGACCCCTACTGCGCCTGGGACGGACTCAGCTGCTCCCGCTTCTACCCCACCAGCAAAAG GAGGAGCAGACGGCAGGACATTATGCACGGAAATCCGCTCACTCAGTGCCGAGGATTCAATCTAAAAG cCTACAGGAACGCAGTGGAGATGACACAGTACGGCGTCAAGAACAACACCACCTTCCTGGAGTGTCTTCCCAAGTCTCCTCAGGCGTCTATTCGCTGGCTCATTCACAGAGACAATGACAGGAGGAAAGAG GTGAAGCTGAGTGACCGCGTCCTCTCCACGGAGCACGGCCTCCTCATCCGCTCCGTCCAGCTGTCCGACCAGGGCCTCTACTATTGCCTGACCACTGAGAACAGCTTCAAGCGCACCGTCGCCAAGATCCGCCTGCAAGTGCTGAGCGAGGCCATGGTGAGCGtgctgacagacaaacagcagtCGCCGTGGGCCTGGGCCAGCTCGTTGCACCCGAAGACCCTCCTGGCAGCCTTCAGTCCGGCGGAGAGCTTGGCCGTGCAGCAGTACTGCaaagagaggaaggagatgCAGAACCTCCAGCAGAGGCAGCAGCCGCCTCAGCCGCCAGGGCCTCTCAGGGGGGACCTCGCCAAACTGAAGCCCCTGCTGGACCGGAGGAAGATCCGCAACCGGCGCAATCACCTCCCAGAGGTCTGA